A window of the Planococcus citri chromosome 4, ihPlaCitr1.1, whole genome shotgun sequence genome harbors these coding sequences:
- the LOC135843308 gene encoding uncharacterized protein LOC135843308 gives MSFQIVPIYKNLFKEMNYLHFIILFAAKNADSRSNPHDEADPLLDTNRFIAETTVSLPKFTLQIDKNDYCVDSANYLKVSEMPYYIDKTAFIRNVMEDGDDKYMEFCAPKKFGKSTFLSMLRSFLSIETNENGQVVNSTPEERFKLKTMDSFKNKSVFKDEQGNQLSDEAIKSDDLFLKHFGNHPVISADFSGIRGATDRDLHVKLYKGIVTACRDHAYIFKNKSLWFPKSRKKHFFDMYCRSKQDRDTALTVLIPDAYYELSRKLYEHFGRKVIMLIDEVDAPTTSILYNGNFSERNFTYVDDLIKSLLTSITKDRDPERFKCIEKVIATSVLSFRVASSPDPLFMNPYRFLQNAEYESLFGFTRHQVQKIIENNDHFLRKTIENYDPENFLTDTAIRYNGYKTINGVSIFNPWSVVNAVTSGRSNHDWPMPIVSDQEKFVNICIHPRILPTMWQLLAVDNVQKKIEYRFVSYDYFPRVLLMLREMLLESKIFDASHFFIYLCECGFLSCRIVKDQISMEIPNYEVHLWMHRLIFSFHQAQASYAVPSHLMAHIGETFKRITSLINNGDRDAMEVHMTGVEASFKELADDLHSLHIVMYSRIEEAEFIGVIRDSNPHPAEHIFKWALYVILKEKDGTQDIFQEQLVRGGRIDIVLTTTHKVTFIIGLKYGGNSTEAIKHCIKNTYPSILLYTQNTTTGISYVIMGINFRRGVKKTVDISYLIDSIEEKSIKTVSTYS, from the exons ATGTCATTTCAAATTGTTCCAATTTACAAGAATCTATTCAAGGAGATGAATTATCTACACTTTATCATTCTATTTG CTGCAAAAAACGCCGACTCTAGAAGCAATCCCCATGATGAAGCAGACCCTCTACTTGATACGAATAGATTTATAGCAGAAACGACTGTATCATTGCCCAAATTTACGCTTCAAATCGACAAAAAT gaTTATTGCGTCGATTCAGCGAATTACCTCAAGGTGTCAGAGATGCCGTATTATATCGATAAAACTGCATTCATTCGAAACGTCATGGAAGACGGTGATGATAAATATATGGAATTCTGCGCACCCAAGAAGTTCGGTAAGAGTACCTTTCTAAGTATGCTGCGTAGTTTTCTATCTATTGAAACTAACGAAAATGGCCAAGTTGTTAACTCGACTCCAGAAGAACGCTTCAAATTGAAAACGATGgattcgtttaaaaataaatccgTTTTTAAAGACGAGCAGGGAAACCAATTATCGGATGAAGCCATCAAAAGCGACGATCTGTTTCTTAAGCATTTTGGAAATCATCCTGTAATATCTGCTGATTTCTCAGGAATCCGTGGCGCAACTGATCGCGATCTTCATGTCAAATTATATAAGGGCATCGTAACAGCTTGTCGCGATCACgcgtacatatttaaaaataaatcgttATGGTTTCCAAAATCAcgaaagaaacattttttcgacATGTACTGCAGATCTAAGCAGGACCGCGACACTGCCCTTACTGTGCTTATACCTGATGCATATTACGAGTTGTCCCGAAAATTGTACGAACATTTCGGCAGAAAGGTGATAATGTTAATCGATGAGGTGGACGCACCTACCACGTCGATTTTatataatggaaatttttctgaacgCAATTTCACTTACGTCGAcgatttgataaaatctttaTTAACATCGATTACAAAGGATAGAGACCCCGAAAGGTTCAAGTGCATAGAAAAAGTCATCGCAACCAGCGTATTAAGTTTTAGAGTAGCTTCATCTCCAGACCCTCTCTTCATGAACCCCTACCGTTTCTTGCAAAACGCAGAATACGAATCGTTATTTGGTTTTACTAGACACCAAGTacaaaaaatcatagaaaacaACGACCACTTCTTgagaaaaacaattgaaaattacgaCCCAGAAAATTTTCTTACGGATACCGCAATCAGGTATAATGGTTATAAAACCATTAACGGCGTTTCGATTTTTAATCCGTGGTCCGTGGTAAACGCCGTCACATCAGGAAGATCCAATCACGATTGGCCCATGCCCATTGTTTCCGATcaagaaaaatttgtcaatatttGTATTCATCCTAGAATTTTACCTACAATGTGGCAACTATTGGCTGTCGATAACGTGCAAAAGAAAATAGAGTACAGGTTTGTATCTTACGATTACTTTCCCAGGGTATTATTGATGCTCAGAGAAATGCTGctcgaaagtaaaatttttgacgCGAGTCATTTCTTTATATATCTGTGCGAGTGTGGATTCTTATCATGCAGAATCGTAAAGGATCAAATCAGCATGGAGATTCCAAACTACGAAGTACATTTGTGGATGCATCGACTGATATTTTCTTTCCATCAAGCGCAAGCGTCGTACGCTGTACCCTCACACCTGATGGCACACATAGGAGAAACGTTTAAGAGAATTACATCGTTAATTAATAATGGCGATCGCGATGCGATGGAAGTACACATGACAGGTGTGGAAGCATCGTTCAAAGAACTGGCCGACGATTTGCATTCGTTACACATAGTCATGTACTCTCGGATTGAAGAAGCCGAGTTTATAGGAGTGATCAGAGATTCAAACCCACATCCGGCAGAACATATCTTCAAGTGGGCTCTATACGTCATTCTAAAGGAAAAAGATGGCACGCAAGACATTTTCCAAGAACAACTTGTTCGAGGTGGAAGGATCGACATTGTATTAACAACAACTCACAAGGTTACCTTCATTATTGGGTTAAAATATGGTGGCAATTCGACAGAAGCGATCAAACACTGCATCAAAAACACTTATCCCAGTATCCTACTTTACACACAAAATACCACCACTGGAATTTCCTATGTAATAATGGGTATTAATTTTCGCAGAGGTGTAAAAAAGACAGTGGATATATCATATTTGATTGACTCGATCgaagaaaaaagtataaaaaccGTATCAACATACTCGTAA
- the LOC135843309 gene encoding uncharacterized protein LOC135843309, with protein MDETISNVHDLIYPSPVTLKEISSIVVVAELWREEICAHIEGDRLQNLYFLYSSENKNNIRLKTVIPNLPSVIHDFLQDYVETFRVSIFRWLHYHQENVFACSEGGVRSILSRFYDFSWDWNGTIHYPRTAKRMMLCDQFTEDEKFKIACLYCFEDDIKQIWPFISAKMDLHCVDFHDFPQLFYWICFLRNELHKVPNPRNSTTAEEMLYECESKSINHSFVKYFWDRVPSDKQPQIVIERFKIWSELFCRFILQKLNQHQLEMFLTAKGADFIGFLLCFESASIRCAFGSWMYIQNVISSSHFISYVNESLRLEAVTGELFYASNKAYLFREIWKSAPQHLKRSALENVLSNNPSYLSENKLVHERKPVKFLIALLQDATVEERNNFWRENWRNLISECGADNDDFLQVVKLCLRTENEIATMARYENIADYCVELLELGLFKKLNDCLSVFCSDVRKINELKRRLLWSNYVGKNSVVKMMIFRNIDSLSEFVNDAFQDAADLGVEFKRQFASSPVTQDCLLKWIFQYDAVYAKKFVGSLFSDGQVVVPVKKLLFERFKESLINGNFSYKYSEYVQKNLIWLLGSAGEVIKFKQSI; from the coding sequence ATGGATGAAACCATATCGAATGTGCACGACCTGATATATCCCAGCCCTGTCACCTTGAAAGAAATCTCATCTATCGTAGTTGTTGCGGAATTATGGCGTGAAGAAATCTGCGCACACATCGAAGGTGACCGTTTacagaatttatattttttatattcgaGCGAAAATAAGAATAAcattcgattgaaaactgtgatTCCCAATTTGCCATCTGTTATTCACGATTTCCTGCAAGATTATGTCGAGACATTCAGAGTGTCAATCTTCCGATGGCTGCACTATCATCAGGAGAATGTATTCGCTTGCAGCGAGGGTGGTGTGAGGAGCATTTTGAGCCGTTTCTATGATTTTTCATGGGACTGGAATGGCACCATTCACTATCCGCGCACAGCCAAACGTATGATGTTGTGCGATCAATTTACCGAAGATGAGAAATTCAAGATCGCTTGTTTGTACTGCTTTGAAGACGATATCAAACAAATTTGGCCATTTATCAGTGCGAAGATGGATTTGCATTGTGTTGATTTCCACGACTTTCCACAGTTGTTCTACTGGATTTGCTTTCTTAGAAACGAACTCCACAAAGTACCCAATCCACGTAATTCAACTACAGCGGAGGAGATGCTTTACGAATGCGAATCAAAATCAATTAACCATTcgtttgtgaaatatttttgggaTCGCGTACCTTCTGATAAACAGCCACAAATAGTTATAGAACGGTTTAAGATTTGGTCGGAATTATTCTGTAGGTTTATATTACAAAAACTAAACCAACACCAGCTCGAGATGTTTCTAACTGCGAAAGGTGCTGATTTCATAGGATTTTTGTTGTGTTTTGAAAGCGCTTCGATACGTTGTGCTTTTGGATCTTGGATGTACATTCAAAATGTAATCAGCAGTAGTCATTTCATCAGTTATGTCAACGAATCACTTCGGTTAGAGGCTGTCACAGGTGAATTGTTTTATGCCTCGAATAAAGCGTATTTGTTCCGCGAGATATGGAAAAGTGCTCCGCAGCATTTGAAACGATCGGCATTGGAAAATGTACTGTCCAACAATCCGTCGTATCTTAGTGAAAATAAGTTAGTCCACGAGCGTAAACCAGTGAAATTTCTCATCGCTCTACTGCAGGATGCTACTGTCGAAGAgagaaacaatttttggcgTGAAAATTGGCGTAATTTGATCAGCGAATGCGGTGCGGATAACGATGATTTTTTGCAAGTGGTGAAATTGTGCTTACGAACAGAAAACGAAATTGCAACGATGGCGAGATATGAAAATATCGCCGATTACTGCGTCGAGTTGCTGGAACTGggattgtttaaaaaattaaacgactGTTTGTCTGTTTTCTGCTCCGATGTGCGCAAAATAAACGAGTTGAAACGGCGATTATTGTGGTCGAATTATGTCGGCAAAAATTCTGTAGTGAAGATGATGATATTTAGAAACATCGACTCGCTGAGTGAGTTCGTCAACGATGCTTTTCAAGATGCTGCTGATCTCGGCGTCGAATTTAAACGCCAATTCGCATCATCACCTGTAACCCAAGACTGTTTATTGAAATGGATTTTCCAGTACGATGCCGTTTACGCGAAGAAGTTTGTCGGCAGTTTGTTTTCAGATGGACAAGTAGTAGTGCCTGTGAAAAAACTCTTATTTGAACGTTTCAAAGAGAGTCTgattaatggtaatttttcttaCAAGTATAGCGAATATgtgcaaaaaaatcttatttggTTGTTGGGTAGCGCAGGGGAAGTTATCAAATTCAAGCAATCGATATGA